The sequence below is a genomic window from Sebastes fasciatus isolate fSebFas1 chromosome 18, fSebFas1.pri, whole genome shotgun sequence.
tggtaccgccagccaccgtctgacttccattgttcctaaagtagtgttattatggtgaggtcgacctctgagtgaggcgtTTTCACGGtcttgcactcagcggctcatgttactgcagtcttaaaaaagggaggagtgacctgaggggtactcagttggttgcaatctgcaaccacaccactagatccCATCAactcctacacactgcacctttaagttgagGCTTGGAAATTCCCGTGTTTGGGCGAAGGtcttttttaacagataaataaCAGATATGAGCTGATGACTCAAGTTCCCTCACATTTACTTTTCAATAGGTTGGTAGAAGCCTTTTTACAGAGAATAAGATCAACTACGTATATTGAGTCATCTTTGTCCCAGTCGTGGCATCAAAACAGACCTTTCAACTAATGATTCAAATCATTTGATATCTCAGTTTTCTTTTCACACTTTAGAGTTTGTAAATGTGATGCAGATGGTGAGAAACGATAACTTGACACAACACTCCTGCAATAAATAGTCCCTTTTTGCTGATGCTGTCAGATAGATGCCAATTAAGCCCACTGCTTGTTTTTGAGGCTTGTGGTGACGTTGTTCTGCATTATCTTATATAaaatcttcctgttttttgttgCCCCTGCACATAACAAGAATGAGTTTAACAAATGCCTCTTTGATTCAGGTTTCATATGCTTCACAAATGTAGTCATTCCTGCaggtttttttgttgctttggcCTGTGTAACGGATTATGTAACATGATCAATATCATTCTTTATCTTAAATTACACCATCAAATGTTGCTAAACGCTCAGGTTCAACCTCACTGCAACTTCTTGAAAGAATTAAATCGACTTGTAGAGGAAGGAAACGACTGCGTTTTAAACGCTTTAAAAAGGAAGGAAGCGAGGTGGCATCGGCTCATCGAGCAGTCATGAGACCAGAGCAGCAATTCAGAGAAAAACCAAATCCGCCCATGTGACACGTCTGGTTTCCTTCTGTTTCAGCACATGTGCCAGAACATGCTGTTCTCTCATTGACGCCCGTTAGCTTCGGTTATGCAACGCATCTAGCAAAGAGAAGTTGAGCCAAACGAGTCGCTCTCCTCCATTTTTCCTCATTACTTCTGCCGCTAATGGTTTGACTGGGGAGCGATTCAGGACCACAACATCCATCCGTAACATGAGCTCTACAAAAGGATTCATAGAAACAGAGAAGAAATAAactttttcaattttttattgCATTATTTGTCTTCCATTTTACCTAAAACCATTCATGGTGCACTCTGGAAGACACCCTTGACAAAGGTCAcacatctatatctatctatttacATTTCAGCATACAAATAAAAGCATAGTCTATCACGAGAAAAGTGCTTTAGTGTAGTGGAAGAAGAAGACCATGCAAGGTGAAGAGGATTtacaaaaagcaacaaaaaaaaaactgtgcaaCGAGCTATAGCTACTGTACAGATCACAAATctcaacaaacattaaaaactcatagcatattttgtgttttcataGCTTCATTGTGACAGATATCTATCATAATATCTACATATCTTTTACATGTTGTACTCTAAATAGTACTACTGAGAGAAGTGCAACCACATAGCTGACTTTCATTCAAAGTGTAACAGTGACTTTATGTACATATACAAGAGCTGCTCAGTGGGCAAAGCCGCAGTTTGTCCGTCTAACCGACCACAGAACAATGAAAAAGGGAAGAAGTAGAGGAGGAAGTAGCTGCTATTATGAAGCCAAGGTCTCTTGCTATTGATAGAAAACATAATGCAGCTTTGTTCACTTCTCTAAGTCAGCCTAAGATCCTGAATGCCGTGTCTctagatgaatgaatgaaaacaagctTTTCTAACTGGTTCTTTGACTTAGCCCACTGATGATGCACTCAGATAAATGTTTTTCATATCTAAAATCTGATCTGTGAAACAGTTCAATCACACATAAGACTCCTTGGCGTATGAGAATTCCTCGAACACCGGCTGGCTGCACCTTCGCGACACGACCTCGCGACGCCCTGCAGACTCCGACATGGCTCTCTGGCGGAAAGGCAGCCGCCGCTCGATAACGTTGGAGTTGTCCAGTGCTCCTTGAGCGAAACAGTCTGCGTACTGATTGACCGAACAGGTCGGTGGGAAGTCATAATTTACAGAGGACGGACGGGACCTTCGCTGCTCTGTGGCGTCGTGTACGGTCATCGATCCGTACAGCGGAGGAGGACCCGCGAGCTGCATCGCATGCTGGTATGACGGCGGCATGTAGATGGCCGACAGAGGGCGCGGTTTGTGCAGAAGCTCGGCCGGTGGATCTGCTTCGCTCTGAGAGTCTTCCTGGAGAGTTTCGCAAGGGAAGGAGTTCTCCTTCTGCGAGTCTTTCttcaagctgctcctgctgaagGCTCCTAAGCTCCGGGTCCTCATTAGGACTTTGCTGGCAACTCTCATGGACTGTGAACGCCTCTTCTCCTCTGGAATCGGCCTGGCAACGTCCTGCTGAGCCTTTGGAGGCTGGTTGGTGGCGTTTGCTCTCCTGGGGCAGGTTGGCGACCCCACAGGGGAGCTGGTGAAAACAGAGCCCTCAGACTGATTAGAGGCGGCGCTTTCGAGGGAAGAGCACGAGCAGTTGTTTGCCATGTAGGGCAGCGGATCCATGTTGGAGCTGCTGCTCAATTTTGAAAAAGACGACAGCGGTCTCGCTCCGCCTCGTCCTCTGAGCAAGAAGGAGTCGTCAGAGATCTGCTTTTTCAGAGGCTGCTCCTCGAAGTCCCTCCTCTCCAGCGAGCAGTCGTCGTGGCTCCTGGAGTGGCAGCTCAGGCTCTGCAGGTCAGccgagaggaggatgatgggcTCGGAGCAGCGGCGGTTGAACTCCGGCTTTGTGTTGAAGATGCCTTCAGCTGgccaagaggaggagcaggaggaggcggTCAAGCTGGGACTGAGAGAGGAGGACGAGCCATTCTCTTCGTGTGTGGAGCCGGTACCCTCTCCCGCCTCTCCGTCTCCATCTGGGTCGGTGCTGTCGTACGCAGAGTCATGATGCTGAGAGGACAGTGAGTCTGAAGAGTGGGAAAAGGAAGACACGATTAGGATCTCTACATTTTACAACAGTTATTCTCATTTACTCTATTTGTGCAAATACCAATTAAATTTAACTTGAGTCAGGGACTGTACGAAAATGATTAGGGGGAAGGTGCTGTTAGAAAATTATCGgggttatgtatttatttattttagggctgtcaatcgattcaaatatttaatctagattaatcgcaaattaatcgcacattttttatctgttctaaatgtaccttaaagggagatttgtcaagtatttaatactcttatcaacatgggagtgggcaaatatgctgctttatgcaaattgatgtatgtatttattattgtaaatcaattaacaacacaaaacaatgacagatattgtccagaaaccctcacaggtactgcatttagcataaataacagtttttcctcgacaaaattgagcctaactttggagcgttatttagcctctttaacgacaagctagtaagaaatggttggtaccaatggattcattaggttttctactttcctatgatgccagtatcttcactctatctttaaaactgacagCCGTGAGCGGCTCACGGGAAGTTAAACATAGAGTTCCCCACCCAAATAATTTGTGTACAGTCCCTAAAGGGAGACGATAACAGAGATTTGACTGATGTGAAAATAACGTACCTTCATCAGCATCCAGCAGATTCGGGATATTCTCTCCAAGTATCGTATAATGCTCAATCAGGAACTGAGTTAGCTCtgtgacctgcaaccaatcagAAAAAGAAACGTGATGAGTAAAATGTATCTGAAAGTTAGATAAAGAATTCAGAAAATCAAAGCTGACAGTCCAGACACATTGCAGCTCTTCATTCAGTCAACAGTGTGTTTCTTTATTAGATCTTAACTAAACAAACAGCAAACAAAAGTGTCGGTGCCGATGTAACCTTTGAAACCTCTTGAGGTTTTCTGCACCGAGAAACCACAAAGCTTCAAAAGCACCGAAAGTGAGAGTGTATTCATAATGAGACTCGTTACCTTCATCGTCTTTTCCTTCTGCTCATCCAGCGGGGTGCCGtccagctgcagcagcgtggGGGCGATGCACACCGCCAGGTTGTGGGCGTCCATCATGTTGGTGACGGCGTTCTGCACGATGTGATGGAGGATGCAGACGAGGTGCTGCAGGAGGAGCTTGTTGTGCCCTGGGAGGTCGTCTATCACCCTGTAGCagaaaggaggaaggaagaaaaagagaacaGGAAGAACACATTAGCTtggcgcttttttttttttttaaaagcttctTCCTTGTTTTAAACCGAAGAGTTTAAAAAAGAGAAGTGGTTTGTGTTCAGCCTGCAGATGGAGGACTCTGGGAATGTTCTGCAAAACTCCACTCAAAATACCCGTCTGTTTACGTTTCATGTAAATATCATATATTCAGTAAATACACTGTGAGGGTCACAGTGGCAGGTAAATGGCAAGAGTGGAGAGACTCATTAGCAGGTATTGATTGCTTACCTTGTGACTTCCACAGCTCTCTGCTGGTCGTCTTCATTGTCCAGAGCCGTCATCCACTTGTCGTAAAGTTCAGACACCAGCAGGCTGCCAGGAAGTTCCTTCAGAAAActctgcaacaacaacaacaacaagagacGCTGATGAGACACAGTGCTTATAAATAGACATGATCTTTAGGACTGGGTGGGAAATAACACAAAGGAGGGACCTCTTATTGTACATATtggcattatttattttttctctataatttcgcTTAAAAtgatggctgtcaaagttaattaaTAAGCGATtataacgcgttaacgctaatttgtattaatgccactaatttctttaacgcattaatgcaacttgcaacttttaggttgtagcggactcagttttaaagatagagtgaagatactggtatcatatgaaactagaaaacctaatgaatccatcggtaccaaccatgtcatactagcttgttgcaaaggaggtcaAATAACCTCTTAAGCAAAAATTTGGTGAGGGAAAAATTGTCAGGggcattttcaaaagggtcccttgacctctgacctccagatatgtgaatgaaaatgtgttctatgggtacccacgagtctcccctttacagacatgccctcttcGCCCACCActgtggtagtagtagtagtagtatagtagtttTAGCAGCAGTTGTGGTTGTGGTGGTAATGGTGAACTAGAAGTTCAGTTAATGCTAACGGTGTAGCACGTACTGTAGCAGTACACAGAAGTAATACTAACAGTGGTATTGATGGTATAATAGAAAACGGGAGCGTACTTTGAGCAGCCCGACGAGCAGGACGACCGGCTGCCTCTCCAAGTCCACCTCCAGGCCGCTGTTGAGCTGATCTCTGATTTCCTTCATGTTCTTGTTGTTGCACGGTTTACGAAACACGCCCTCCGTGGACGGCCCTCGCTGCTTCAGCAACCCCAGCACCTCCTGGTGAACAcacggagggaggaggagggaggtgaggtTAGCATagtaaaacacagaaacaagctGCATGTGTGTTGGGTGCATGTAAGTGCTGAGACTAATCGACGTGCAGATCGTGCACTTGCATGGTTTCCTGCCCTCATTAGCAAATTCTGAGAACCGTCAAATGTCGGCTAAGTAGGTGACAGTTTACTATTCAGCCTTCAGTAGTTATatcccttaaaggtcccatatcgtgctcatttccaggttcatacttgtgttttgtgtttctactagaacatgtttacatgctgtaataaaaaaaactactttattttcctcatactgtcagcctgaatatacctgtattcaccctctgtctgaaacgctccgttttagtgcatttcaacggaattgcaaaggaattgcgttgctaggcaacagcttgggtccatgtttacttcctgtcagctgatgttatttacatacactgcaacaggaaataaactgggacacatttagaatgaatttacgtttaaaactgtctaaatattgtatatttgtgacatcacaaatggacagaaatcctaacggcttgtttcaaacgcacaatttctgaatacgggctgtgtgtattatttctccgtatattgagcgctttgaaagtttaacagtatttatatagcacttaaatctgctttataatatacaaagactaactttttacaatatgggacctttaaaacaaaagcagtgACAATTTTTAGGAATATTTGTTCTGGATAAAAGCAGCTCAGCTCTTCGTCTCCAGCATAACAGAAACTGGCAAGAGGAAGTGATGCAGATCTGACATTTGAAGGTGGAAAGTCGACTTACTGTGACTGGTTTGGGAAGTGAGCTCTCGTCGAGGCATATCTTGCAGAGGGGCTGTCCAAACAGCTGCGTCTTGGTGTTGCTATCTGATCGCTTCTCTTTGTTGAATGCTTTGAAACTCGAGCCCTTTCTGATCTTCCGCACCAGGTTCCACTTGGTATCTGATGGAAAACaatcaacattttatattttttctcacAGGTGGAAGCATTTATTTAACGCAACAATGAGTGCAACAAAACCAGATGTGTGCAAGATGTGCCAACAGTTTTATCAGTAGTTAGATTTCCTCTTTCCGTCTCTGTGGTCGCTCTCTGTGGTCGCGTCTCTACAACACGGCACAATTAATAAACGAGCGCTCCCCCCTCCCTTCAAAAGTGCCACTTTCAAACTCACCATTGGCATGTGTCGGCTTGTCCTCCTGGTTATTCAACTGCTTTGACACGGGGGCGATCTTTGCGTCTCCCtggcaacaaaagaaaaagaaaaagtgatgtTATAATGAGTATGTAAGAGGAACACCAGCATGCAAAGAAGGACAGAAGGAAGaagggttgtgtgtgttttttgttttttttacaaccgCCCCAGCagcgccacacacacacccccctcGCAATTCACGCCCACGAACATGTGAAATAATCATGCGACAAAAGAAGCCAACAATCAAATCATATGAAATCTTTTTGCAGCTACATTAAACATTTCTTCAAATGCATCAAATGTCCTTTCAGCGTGAGTGGAAAGGCGCAGGTGGCTTTCACAAACAGTTATTTCGCTTGAATATCTTTAGAGAAATGTTTCTACTTACATCAAGTGGAAACTCAATGAGTTGTTCCATGCCACCTCCTGTTAGAGTTTTAGTCTAAacggggacagagagagagagatgttatTTAGTAAAAAGCTcctcttttcttcatattttggTTTGTATTGGACATGGCAGAGAGAGACTTACCGTGACGCTGCCACTCAAAACCTTCATGAGGACGTCTGGAGGGGAAGAAGCACAACCAGCTCTCGCTTTTGCGTCTTTAATTTTTCTGCGACGAGGAAAAAGATACGCATAAATCAAACACTTTGCACCCTCTTTTTACACTTTTTAGTCACACAAAATGTCTGTTATTTGACGTTTTCATGCAACAGTGGATCAATATAATGCTGTCATATACTTCTCTTAGtattagagacaaaatgaacactgttcGTTATTTGAAGATGATATCTTGCTGTAATCGACACCACGTTATCTAAAATATTGATTATGAAAGCGTTATATTTCTAAATTCAACTGAAACTGATTCATACTGATGTTTATTATGTAACAGTGGATCAATATAACACTATcatatactttatttattagatTTTAGAGACAAAACGAACACTGTTCTTCATTATTTAAAGATGATATTTTGCTGTAATCGACACCCGTTATCTAAAATATTCATTACGAAAGCATTATATTTCTAAATTCAGCTGAAAGTGACTCATACTGATATTTATATGGATTTATCTCATACATAATTGTGTGCTCCATGCAGCAACACCATGTTGTCACATGGCTTTACAATGTAGCTTGAGTACTGTCCAACTCTTAATATGAGAATTAAAAGGATATTTTGTTGATAATATGTAGATTAGATCTGAgaataatgtttgttttcttaccTGTGAAGAGTATCTAACCAGCGTTCTTTCACCTCAGGCGAGCTGCGGCAAAATAACAACCATGGTATGAGTTACTAATCCACAGAGAGACTCAGACAGGCCAGCAGATACAGAACAGTGGGAGGAATGAAGCGAAGTGCGCACCCACGGCCTCTTTTAACAACTCTGTTGGAAACTGTAACTCGTGTCATGGGGACAGGAAGCAACGTCACGGCGGCCCCCAGCCCAGACAccttccacttcctcctcctagACGAGGTTCGCTGCTGCGGCGGCAGCGTCCACGAGTGGAAACATGATGACGAAACAGATACGTGTGCACCTGTACGGGCTTCACCTTTCTGGCGACCTGTTATTCACCGTGGTTTTCATTAATGCCAGGCAGTGATAATAAACTGAGGGCACACCTAGTGTCAACAACAGAGCACACGGTTTCTAAATCATGTGAGTGAGAAGGAAAGTTTCACACGCCGACTCATTACTAGAGGCAAACAATCATATTCAGAAAAATAAATGGTTTTCAAACTAAACTTCTTGGAATACAGAGcgaagtcaaaaacaaaaagttttaTGGTTGGATTAATTTGCAAGAAACGTGGGAGTCAATGAATAACGTATATGACAGATGAATTCTCCTCTGGTGTACATTAACGTCTTTGATGAGACATTTACTGTCTAGACTTAAAGCATGAGACGTGTGTTTCTCCTGCACTTCGTCTTTATTGTAAAGGCCGGTGATTCTAGATAAAGTCGGTTGCTGTTAATCCCCTCACATGAACGTCGGTTTGCTGGCCAGCTCCGCACTTCCTATTTTGCAACCTCTGGTCTTGTGATGCTGCAGGGAGGACTTTCTCTTTGTCACTTCCCTGTTTTCATGAAGGCCACAGATCATATGACCGTTTACTACATGTGTAAATATTCCATGAACTGCCTCAGATTCCATTTATCTAATAACgacctgtgtttgtgtctttgtgcgCTGTTCCATCACATGTGAAAACCAGTTTGACTTCaagacctttaaaggaatagttcaacatcaGGGAAATATACGGAAATTAGCTTTATTGCCAAAGAGTGTGATGATTTGATACCAATCTCTCATTTGAAAGTACAgtcagcagccagttagcttagcttagcacaaagactggaaacagggggaaacagctagcctggctttgaCTGAAGATCACAACATCCAGCACCTCTAAAGGCCGTTACACACCGGGGGGGGCGTGAccaataaacaacacgaaattACGGaatactcgcctgcaaatataatatatgtctagggcttttattgtgaaaggtcagaacagaaggagtggatctggtctgcgctgcctttgtcaaggttgaaaggagtaataaagttcgCCGGCCTGGTTCGGACCAAGCCCcgaggaagagcgccgggcatTGATGCAatttttcgtagtggccaaacggcggtactgcaacttccgtgtccgtcacgtgatgccattgggccccaaaagacttttccccatcgACTTACATtaagaaagagacgtctgtaactcagcggataattgttttttttaggtcctaaaagttgtaaaatgctgaGCAACGggaatattaacgttactgtcggcgtctaggagccacagaggctaacgatttagcaagcgagcaacataatgcaggaaatgaaaaggcataatgacagtggaaaaagatgaggccgttggcattatcaacattttcctcagacatattatacaattaccAAGAAAAAGAACATATGACTAAAATAACAGTATATTAACCTGTTACGCTACTCATTATCCTCCTCCGTTTCTGTCGTCAACGAACACGTCacaactctgagctttcagaaactttccacttacgatgTTGTGAATgtcacaagaggggggcgttcatatggactcatctcGTCAACACGGTAAACACCACCCCCCCAGTTGAAGGCAGCATTTGAcaaacagacatgagagtggtatcaatctgaTGTTCAatcaaatgtttgtttaaaatgtcaacaaaattGAGTTATTCCAGGTTTAGTGCTAAGTCGGTTtccacatacaaggaatttgtctTGGTATTTTGTCACAATAAACACAGTAAGAAAAGTACTGAAGGTTACTCTTGGTCAAAAACAGTCTGGTAAACTGTGATGTGATTAAATACGAGTGTCTAGCTGGCTCTGGCCGTCTCATAGTGAGTCAAACACTTCACTTCTACAACAAAGACAGCCTGAACAAAGACACTTATCTGCTCTCTCACTTTGTGTCTGTTGATTAGATTTTATCTCTGATTACGAGATGTGAAGCCACAGGAGGTGCAGGTCTGTACTGCACAGTAAGAACTAAATATATGACATTTTAGTCATGTTTTAGTCTCGCTGAGTTTTGCAGGAAAAGAAGATAAAAACCATGAATCATCTCCAATCTTTCTTTTTCTGCTAATACGCGCATTTCCCATTATGTCACACTATACCTTTAAAGAGAAATCTCCTCCACATCAGATGTCAATTTAGATCTTGGGAGTGAAGGATTACAGTAAAGAGCATGATTAGTGTTTAAGAGGAAGGATAACAATGAACTGAAGATCCTCACAGCCATACATTAGCATGATCATACTTGTGCACGTGTATTCGGACACGCAAGCACACGTGAATCAAAACACTCGACACGCtgccctttgtgtgtgtgtgtgtgtgtgagagagtcaTCTGCCGCTCACCGAAAACACACCATACAGAAAGTGAGATCCCAGGCCAAGACGAGGGTCACTCTGAGGTCGATGTCTCCCGTCgttccctcttcttcctcctgttCATCTTCGAATCCGTACAGCCAAGCGTCCTCGAGGCTCACTCTGTGCTTCAGACGGTAGCTGGTGGTCGACCTGCGCCAAACAGGAGCAGAAAGAAATGTGATAGCCGTATATATAAATAGTCCTTTCTGTTTCCATTCATCACGGCTTCTTTTTTCCAAGACTGAAATGCAGGTTTCAGTTCCATAAGTCTCTCTTCCCTTCTACAAATCGAGTTTTGGGAAAGAAAATCGTCTTTCTTCTCGCAACATGTCTTATCCCTATATTTGTGAAATTGTTGGACCTGAACAAAGTTGTAATTTATCGTGTGAGAGCTTCTTTTGAAAAGAGCACCTTCACACAATCAAATGTATAGAACAGTCACCTGCACAGACAAAATAACTCCTGTTGACACTTGAATGGAAAATTGATTTCTGTACATGGAAACATCTCAAGGAATAGTCTGTCGAGGATGAAGAGACAAAAAATAGCTCTTTTTCAGTACAGTAAAATCATTACAAGGCATGCTCGTTCACATTTCTGAATAGGAAAAGCTAAAACTGAACCTCATGCCTTAAATACGCTGCATTCAAGGTGACTGAACTCCTTCATAAATAACGCTGCGCTCTTTGTTTCCTGAGAGGTGGGCGTCGAGAGAGTAGGTGTTGTTGGAGTCTGAATGAAAGGTGCTTCAAAAAGAGCATCCACAATAGGTGGCTGGTAAATAATTAGAGGAGCAATCATTCCATACGACCACACGTCAGATGTCAACAACATCTAGTCGTGACCCCCGCTGACCTCTGTTTGTTTGCAGCAGCAGAGCCGGCTGATTGGACCCCGGAACGCCGAATGATTGGACAGGACAAATAAAAGGAGTCAGAGAGGGATGAAGACAAAAGGGAGTGACGTTGAGGATTCAGGAGGTGTTATTGTATAGAAATACAGAGAGAGAAGTGTTGATGCTAGAATGGATGGTCCGGAGGGGATGCTTGCCCCATACGCTTCTGATCCTATCCGAACAAATAGACTAAGTAATCACGGAGAGATTGAAACACTGGGGGGGTCGTAGGGGAAATATGAATTAAGGGCTCCCACGGAGCAGAGTTTATGTAACAGTCAACTTGACGTGTAAAAACCGGTGAAGTCCCTTCAACAGCATGATAGTAGGCGACCATATACATTCATCTGTAGAAGTTATAAATGAAtgctcatatatatatatatatatatatagaatcaAAAGACTCCAGAGTCTGTTTACGCTGTCGTACTGTCGTCCCAGCTGTGCTTCTACTGGAACAGTGGGCAGGTTGTGGTACACAGATGACTGTGATTGTCCTCCCACTCAAGCTTGAAAACTTCCACCGGCTTTGACAAACAGCTCTAATGTGACTAAGACGACAACTTGAAGCttgtttataataatatattctgtttaaagctgcagtaggcagtatatatatttggcatcattacgcaaaaattccataataacctttcagcatattgtaattcaagtgttctgagagataactagacttctgctcctcctcatggctctgtgttcaggctttagaacatctagcccgtgacgggggactttggccaatcacaggtcagttcagagagagagcgttcctattggctgtgctccggtcatgtgactggaacttggcgttccttcaagagatttcacaatggcggcggcgacacaaactttctcattttacagctaaacggtgcactacaagatgattctgaaaacatctgaggagagaaataggcattaacgtaacataatattgattcatatttgatcagcgctgcctagtttgaccgtttggtcagagttcagagtgattgacagccggctctcatagacagcagctggacagcagacctcagatcagcgcttactgcttgttttcctccggtatgggATATCTTGAAGATGCCGttagaagcaccggaggacacagaggcacatgattctttccaggttacccgtttcatgtactgctgtcaggatatagcgaccgttttataaaaataactttttttaatcataattatatctcgcctacttcagcttgaacgcgataacgcattaacgcaacatgcgatttttaggttgtagcgggctcagttttaaagatagagtgaagatactggtatcatataaaactagaaaacctgattaatccattggtaccagtcatgtcatactaggttcTCGCGAAAGAGGccaaataaagctccaaacttgcacttaattttggtgaggaaaaactgtcatggccattttcaaaggggtcccttgacctctgacctccagatatgtgaatgtaaatgggttctatgggtacccacgagtctcccctttacagacatgcccactttatgataatcaca
It includes:
- the tagapb gene encoding T cell activation RhoGTPase activating protein b, yielding MDSPDYGVAAMRRGSYDDAAASLHPHLRHLAQRRRSAPSLVFGKALGMPWTPIREEASCWVSVEQSPFVLGLASENGELLLDECVQVTEGSKTKERHLFLFSDVIVFAKLKSTTSYRLKHRVSLEDAWLYGFEDEQEEEEGTTGDIDLRVTLVLAWDLTFCMVCFRSPEVKERWLDTLHRKIKDAKARAGCASSPPDVLMKVLSGSVTTKTLTGGGMEQLIEFPLDGDAKIAPVSKQLNNQEDKPTHANDTKWNLVRKIRKGSSFKAFNKEKRSDSNTKTQLFGQPLCKICLDESSLPKPVTEVLGLLKQRGPSTEGVFRKPCNNKNMKEIRDQLNSGLEVDLERQPVVLLVGLLKSFLKELPGSLLVSELYDKWMTALDNEDDQQRAVEVTRVIDDLPGHNKLLLQHLVCILHHIVQNAVTNMMDAHNLAVCIAPTLLQLDGTPLDEQKEKTMKVTELTQFLIEHYTILGENIPNLLDADEDSLSSQHHDSAYDSTDPDGDGEAGEGTGSTHEENGSSSSLSPSLTASSCSSSWPAEGIFNTKPEFNRRCSEPIILLSADLQSLSCHSRSHDDCSLERRDFEEQPLKKQISDDSFLLRGRGGARPLSSFSKLSSSSNMDPLPYMANNCSCSSLESAASNQSEGSVFTSSPVGSPTCPRRANATNQPPKAQQDVARPIPEEKRRSQSMRVASKVLMRTRSLGAFSRSSLKKDSQKENSFPCETLQEDSQSEADPPAELLHKPRPLSAIYMPPSYQHAMQLAGPPPLYGSMTVHDATEQRRSRPSSVNYDFPPTCSVNQYADCFAQGALDNSNVIERRLPFRQRAMSESAGRREVVSRRCSQPVFEEFSYAKESYV